TCATGCTTTTGACACGTTTAGGAAATCACAATGCCAACGATTAACCAATTGGTCCGCAAGCCGCGCACCTCTGCTCAAATCAAGAGCAAGAGCCCGGCCCTGCAGGACTGCCCGCAGCGTCGTGGCGTGTGCACCCGTGTGTACACGACGACGCCGAAGAAGCCGAACTCCGCACTGCGTAAGGTTGCCAAGGTGCGCCTGACGAACGGTTTCGAAGTCATCTCGTACATCGGCGGTGAAGGCCACAACCTGCAGGAACACTCGGTCGTGCTGATTCGCGGCGGTCGTGTGAAGGACTTGCCGGGTGTGCGTTACCACATGGTGCGCGGTAGCCTCGACACGCAAGGCGTCAAGGACCGTAAGCAAGCCCGTTCGAAGTACGGCGCGAAGCGTCCGAAGGCCTAAGCGGCTAAGCGGATATATGTTCGGTGATGGTGGATATCGTCACTGAGTAAGTGGTCACTCGGCCGTAGTGGCTAGTAGGTGACCTGGAGCCAGGCTCCAACTGAATTTATTAAGGAAGAAATCATGCCGCGTCGTCGCGAAGTCCCCAAGCGCGAAGTGTTGCCCGATCCGAAGTTCGGCAACGTTGATGTCGCTAAATTCATGAACGTGCTCATGCTTGCCGGCAAGAAGTCGGTGGCAGAGCGCATCGTTTATGGTGCTTTCGAGCAGATCCAAACCAAGGCGGGCAAGGATCCGCTGGAAGTCTTCAACACCGCTCTCGGTAACGTGAAGCCGGTGGTTGAAGTCAAGAGCCGCCGTGTTGGCGGTGCAAACTATCAAG
This window of the Pandoraea fibrosis genome carries:
- the rpsL gene encoding 30S ribosomal protein S12; translated protein: MPTINQLVRKPRTSAQIKSKSPALQDCPQRRGVCTRVYTTTPKKPNSALRKVAKVRLTNGFEVISYIGGEGHNLQEHSVVLIRGGRVKDLPGVRYHMVRGSLDTQGVKDRKQARSKYGAKRPKA
- the rpsG gene encoding 30S ribosomal protein S7, whose product is MPRRREVPKREVLPDPKFGNVDVAKFMNVLMLAGKKSVAERIVYGAFEQIQTKAGKDPLEVFNTALGNVKPVVEVKSRRVGGANYQVPVEVRPSRRMALAMRWLREAAKKRSEKSMALRLAGELIEASEGRGGAMKKRDEVHRMAEANKAFSHFRF